The proteins below come from a single Thermocrinis sp. genomic window:
- the tpx gene encoding thiol peroxidase, with the protein MAQTVNLKGSPVALSGPTLEVGQRAPEAVVVTKDLQEKAIGGAKSIVQVIVTVPSLDTPVCETETKKFNELMAGMSGVDVTVVSMDLPFAQKRFCESFNIGNVTVASDFRYRDMEKYGVLISEGVLKGILARAIFVIDKEGIIRYVQLVPEITQEPNYEEVVQKVKELL; encoded by the coding sequence ATGGCTCAGACTGTTAATTTAAAGGGCAGTCCAGTTGCTCTATCTGGTCCAACTTTAGAAGTGGGGCAAAGAGCTCCAGAAGCAGTCGTAGTAACAAAAGACCTTCAAGAGAAGGCAATAGGGGGTGCAAAGAGCATAGTCCAGGTTATAGTTACAGTACCCTCTTTAGATACACCTGTATGCGAGACTGAAACTAAAAAGTTCAACGAGCTGATGGCTGGCATGTCTGGTGTGGATGTAACGGTAGTATCTATGGATCTGCCCTTTGCTCAGAAGAGGTTCTGCGAGAGTTTCAACATAGGCAATGTCACAGTGGCTTCTGACTTTCGTTACAGGGATATGGAAAAGTATGGAGTTTTGATATCTGAAGGTGTGCTAAAAGGTATTCTGGCCAGGGCAATTTTTGTTATAGACAAGGAAGGAATAATAAGATACGTCCAGCTTGTTCCAGAGATAACCCAAGAACCCAACTACGAAGAAGTTGTGCAAAAAGTAAAAGAACTCCTATAA